A part of Hippea maritima DSM 10411 genomic DNA contains:
- a CDS encoding resolvase domain-containing protein: protein MGKIYGYIQYDSEADRIVQKAAIDKFVKSKYGIASDGIEYLEENVKPYISWKNRQLGKELLPKLEEGDVLVVSESKRLGSSSPEIDVFLMYATDKGAEVYEAKLDTKISGY, encoded by the coding sequence ATGGGAAAGATTTATGGGTATATCCAGTATGACTCTGAGGCAGATAGAATTGTCCAGAAAGCTGCAATAGATAAATTTGTAAAGTCAAAGTACGGGATTGCTTCTGATGGTATCGAATATTTAGAAGAAAATGTTAAACCCTACATTAGCTGGAAGAATAGGCAGCTTGGAAAAGAGTTATTGCCAAAATTAGAAGAGGGCGATGTGTTAGTTGTATCAGAATCAAAAAGGTTGGGTAGTTCATCCCCCGAGATAGATGTATTTTTGATGTATGCAACAGACAAAGGGGCAGAGGTTTATGAGGCCAAACTGGACACTAAGATTTCAGGATATTAA